The sequence below is a genomic window from Acetobacter vaccinii.
ATCGATTGAAGGCCGTCCCGTGCCGCTGTAAAATGGACGAAGATGCTCACGCAGGCCGTCCAGATCGACAAAGCGATCAATTGAACGCAAAAGATGGCCAGCTGGCACATGGTCTTCAAGACGGAACTCGTAGAACAGTGCCTCCTGTATTTTCGTTCGATCACCCATCATTTGCAGGTTCCTCCTGCGAAGAGTGAATCAGTGCTTCACTCTCAAAGCAAGCGCGACTTTTTCAACACTATCGACCAACGGCTGACAGAGCACGACAGCACCATTGCCCTCCTGCACACCCACATTGCCGACAGAGACCAGTGGGTGGCAGAACGCGATGCCACCATCACGCTCCTGCACACCTACATCGCAGACAGGGACCAATGGATTGCTGAACGGGATGGCGTGATTGCTCACCTGCACGGGCAGATCCAGGAGCGAAACCAATGGGTGGCGGAACGGGATGCCTCCATCACCCTCCTGCAAACCCAGGTTACAGACAGGGACAAATGGGTGGCGGAGCGCGACAGCACGGTTGCCCTCATGCGCACATATATCAACGACCGGGAAAGACTGGTGGCCGAACGCGACAGCGCCATTGACCTCCTGCGCGGGCAGGTCGCAGACCGGGACCAGTGGGTCACGGAGCGCGACGCCACCATAAGCCAGATGCACACCTACGTCAGCGACAGGGACAGGTGGATTGCGGAGCGTGACAACACCATAACCCTTTTGCATACGCATATTGAAAACCGGGACAAATGGATTGTTGACCGCAACAACACCATCACCCAGTTGCGCACCCATATTGACGAGCGGGAAACATGGGTTGCGGAACGCGACCATACCATCTCCCTCATGCGTGCGCAGATTGAAGAACGAAACCAGCGGGTAGCAGAGCGCGATAACACCATCACCCACTTGCAGGCCCAGACCGCAGAACAGCAACAATGCATTGCGGAACGGGATGCCACCATCATACAGCTCCAAACCAGACGCGGGGGCCTGTCGCGCCTTATGGGCCACTAAAACCCCTTAACCCAAAAGCACGGGCGTAAAACCACTACTGGCGGCACCTCCATGGCCGCCAGCACCATGGGTACAATCCCTCCCGCCCATACAGCCGCCATCCCTGTAAACAGCCCTGACAGCACTGCGCGCCACGCCGCCTCCCGTTCAGGTTCACGTCAGCTTTGGCTGGTATCACTCTCGCTCACGGCATGGAGGGCTTGGGCAGACATGGGCAGGACGAGGCACAGCAACATGCGCGGGAACTGTCTGGCCGTGCCACAAAGCGGCTGGAGAGCAGTCCACCTGCCATGACCCGCCTGCACCTGCTGGGGGTTGCCCTGCTCTACGCCATACCCTCCATGGCCTGGGCCGATACGCCGGGCCTGCCCCCTGTTCTGACACTCGACGCCAGCGCGGTCGGGAATGAAGGCATTACCACCACAACTGTTACAACCGGTGCGCTGGCACCCGTCCTGTCCGTCATGGCCCGTGTCATGCCCGATACCAGCCGGGTGGTGCATATTCACCCCGCCGGTTACGGCAAGGTGTTGGTCGTGCTGGTGCAGCCAGGGCAGCGTGTACGCAAAGGGGCTGCGCTGCTGCGCTATCAGGACCACGCCCTGCATAGTGCGCGCCTGCAAGCCACCCAGACCCAGGCCGCCCTGAAAGCCGCGCTGGCCACCCGGAGTGAGGCCGCAGGCGCGGTGCAACGGGCCAGACAACTGCTCGGCCAGACCATCCCGCTGGCCGAGTTACACCGGCGGGAAGCCACCCTTGCCCAAGCCCAGGCGCAGGTAGAGGCCCGACAGGCGGAATCCGGCACACTGACCCACCGCTTTGCCGAGGAGTTCAACTCCCCCTCCGAACAGGATGGGCAGGATGAAACCTCAACCCTGATTTCCCCCGTCGATGGCGTGGTGCAGGCGCTGGACACGGCGCTGGCGGCGGATCTGACACCAGCCATGGATGTCGCAACCGTAGCCGACCTGTCCACCGTATGGATTGTTGCGGACATTCCACCCGACCAGGCAGCACACCTGCAACCCGGTGGAGAGCAGAAAACCCACACGGCACAGGGGCCGGTTGTCTCCCACATCGACACGGTGGGTGCCGCCGCCAACCCGTTGACCGGGCTGGTCCGGGTCATCAGCCGCGTCCCCAACCCCACCGGCCAGTTGATACCCGGCATGGTGCTGGATGCAGACGTGCAGGAGCAGGATGCCACACCCGGCCTGCT
It includes:
- a CDS encoding efflux RND transporter periplasmic adaptor subunit; this translates as MTRLHLLGVALLYAIPSMAWADTPGLPPVLTLDASAVGNEGITTTTVTTGALAPVLSVMARVMPDTSRVVHIHPAGYGKVLVVLVQPGQRVRKGAALLRYQDHALHSARLQATQTQAALKAALATRSEAAGAVQRARQLLGQTIPLAELHRREATLAQAQAQVEARQAESGTLTHRFAEEFNSPSEQDGQDETSTLISPVDGVVQALDTALAADLTPAMDVATVADLSTVWIVADIPPDQAAHLQPGGEQKTHTAQGPVVSHIDTVGAAANPLTGLVRVISRVPNPTGQLIPGMVLDADVQEQDATPGLLVPSEAIQTLNGQDIVFIRQSATQYRPVPVRVGVDTGDRAVVHGALKDGDQVVGHGSFALKSMIGLAGLDAD